In Anaerolineales bacterium, one genomic interval encodes:
- a CDS encoding MFS transporter yields MTTKVQASPAPVNDKREINGWAMYDWANSAFSTTVGTVFLGPYVASLAAQAAEGAQDGMARLLGIPIAPDSFFPYCVSISVGLQVLFLPILGAIADYSHLRKQLMQLFAVTGAVATIALFLTTAPVWWLGGLLYMIANLAFGAAIVFYNAYLPDIASPDQRDRVSSFGWAMGYLGGGLLLVLNLAFYMLRDKLGVPTDLAVRINLASAGIWWLGFSFFTWLRLHPRYARRPLPQGETYASVGFKQLWSTIREMKNFPETLKFLVAYFLYNDGIQTVIAVSATFAAAPLLRGGLEIKQEQLTIVILMIQFVAFFGALLWGRLAKLMGAKRSIVLSLVIWAGVVIYAYGGMYGESRLAEFFVLGGFIALVMGGSQAISRSLFAQMIPAGKEAEYYSFYEVSERGTSWIGPMLFGLVNQIFGSLRPAILSLIFFFVMGLIILPLVNTDKAVADLKAFEAGETRP; encoded by the coding sequence ATGACCACCAAAGTGCAAGCGAGCCCCGCACCGGTCAACGACAAGCGCGAAATCAACGGTTGGGCGATGTACGACTGGGCGAACTCCGCCTTCTCGACGACCGTCGGCACCGTCTTCCTCGGCCCTTACGTGGCGAGCCTGGCGGCCCAGGCGGCCGAGGGGGCGCAGGACGGGATGGCGCGGCTGCTTGGCATCCCCATTGCGCCGGATTCCTTCTTTCCCTACTGCGTGTCGATCTCGGTCGGCCTGCAGGTCCTGTTCCTGCCGATCCTCGGCGCGATCGCCGATTACTCGCACCTGCGCAAGCAGTTGATGCAGCTCTTCGCCGTGACCGGCGCCGTCGCGACCATCGCGTTGTTCCTGACCACCGCGCCGGTTTGGTGGCTCGGCGGCCTGCTCTATATGATCGCCAACCTGGCCTTCGGCGCGGCGATCGTGTTCTACAACGCCTACCTGCCCGACATTGCCAGTCCGGACCAGCGCGACCGGGTTTCCTCCTTCGGCTGGGCGATGGGCTACCTCGGCGGCGGCTTGCTGCTGGTGCTGAACCTGGCCTTTTACATGCTGCGCGACAAGCTCGGCGTGCCCACCGACCTGGCGGTGCGGATCAACCTGGCCTCGGCCGGGATCTGGTGGCTGGGATTCTCCTTCTTCACCTGGCTGCGGCTCCATCCGCGCTACGCGCGCAGGCCGTTGCCGCAGGGCGAGACCTACGCCAGCGTCGGATTCAAGCAGTTGTGGTCCACGATCCGTGAAATGAAGAACTTCCCCGAAACGCTCAAGTTCCTGGTGGCGTATTTCCTGTACAACGACGGGATCCAAACCGTGATCGCCGTCTCGGCCACCTTCGCCGCGGCGCCGCTGCTGCGCGGCGGGCTGGAAATCAAGCAGGAGCAGTTGACGATCGTCATCCTGATGATCCAGTTCGTGGCCTTCTTCGGCGCGCTGCTTTGGGGCCGGCTGGCCAAGCTGATGGGGGCGAAGCGCTCGATCGTCCTCAGCCTGGTGATCTGGGCCGGGGTGGTGATCTACGCCTACGGCGGGATGTACGGAGAATCGCGGCTGGCGGAGTTCTTCGTCCTGGGGGGGTTCATCGCACTGGTGATGGGCGGTTCGCAGGCCATCAGCCGCAGCCTGTTCGCCCAGATGATCCCGGCCGGCAAGGAAGCCGAGTATTATTCCTTTTATGAAGTCAGCGAGCGCGGCACGTCGTGGATCGGCCCGATGCTGTTCGGGCTGGTCAATCAGATCTTCGGCAGCCTGCGGCCGGCGATCCTCTCGCTGATTTTCTTCTTCGTGATGGGGCTGATCATCCTGCCGCTGGTGAACACCGACAAGGCGGTGGCGGACCTCAAGGCGTTCGAGGCGGGGGAAACCCGACCCTAA
- the trxA gene encoding thioredoxin, whose protein sequence is MNVPIHVTDPAFEKTVLQSPMPVLVDFWAPWCLPCRMVAPALEKLAEVYAGRLVVAKVNTEENPEWAMRYGIQGIPTMLIFQGGQVVHQQVGALPYPYLRQMVEQVLAKAPQSQLN, encoded by the coding sequence ATGAACGTACCGATTCACGTGACCGACCCCGCGTTTGAAAAGACCGTCCTGCAATCGCCGATGCCGGTGCTGGTGGATTTCTGGGCGCCGTGGTGCCTGCCCTGCCGGATGGTGGCCCCCGCCCTCGAGAAGCTGGCCGAGGTATACGCGGGCCGGTTGGTGGTGGCCAAGGTGAACACCGAGGAGAATCCGGAATGGGCGATGCGCTACGGCATACAAGGCATTCCCACGATGTTGATTTTCCAAGGCGGCCAAGTAGTGCACCAGCAAGTCGGCGCACTGCCGTACCCGTACCTGCGGCAAATGGTCGAGCAGGTTCTGGCGAAGGCCCCTCAATCTCAGCTGAATTGA
- a CDS encoding sigma-70 family RNA polymerase sigma factor, with translation MDHTRSESALLERVRAGDQRACAECVEIHAPGIYRLALRMMRNESDAEDVVQETFLSAFKGIDRFDGRSQLRSWLYRIAYNAALMRLRRTAPETVAVDEAADPEDGATVPQALFDWRDHPEAELERAEARAELERAVRELPEKLRAAFVMRELENLSTEEAAAALNVSEDVVKTRLHRARLWLRERLTAYFAAPAAGAEAER, from the coding sequence ATGGACCATACTAGATCCGAATCCGCGCTCTTGGAACGGGTCCGCGCCGGCGATCAACGCGCCTGCGCGGAATGTGTGGAGATTCATGCGCCAGGCATCTACCGCCTGGCGCTGCGGATGATGCGCAACGAGTCCGATGCCGAGGATGTGGTCCAGGAGACTTTTCTGAGCGCGTTCAAGGGGATCGACCGGTTCGACGGCCGGTCGCAATTGCGATCCTGGCTCTACCGAATCGCCTACAACGCGGCGCTGATGCGTCTGCGGCGCACTGCTCCCGAGACGGTTGCGGTGGATGAGGCGGCCGATCCGGAGGATGGCGCGACCGTTCCACAGGCGTTGTTCGACTGGCGCGATCATCCGGAGGCGGAATTGGAGAGGGCCGAGGCCCGTGCGGAACTCGAGCGGGCGGTGCGGGAACTGCCGGAGAAGCTGCGGGCGGCGTTCGTGATGCGCGAATTGGAGAACCTTTCGACCGAGGAAGCGGCGGCTGCGTTAAACGTTTCGGAGGACGTCGTCAAGACCCGCCTGCACCGGGCGCGGCTATGGCTGCGCGAGCGCTTGACGGCCTACTTCGCCGCTCCGGCGGCGGGCGCGGAGGCGGAACGATGA